One window from the genome of Diceros bicornis minor isolate mBicDic1 chromosome 1, mDicBic1.mat.cur, whole genome shotgun sequence encodes:
- the TRIM17 gene encoding E3 ubiquitin-protein ligase TRIM17: MLCSSPGAMDAVELARKLQEEATCSICLDYFTDPVMTTCGHNFCRECIRLSWEKARGKKGRRKRRGSFPCPECREPSPQRNLRPNRLLTKVAEMARQHPGLQSRKLCAVHQELLKLFCQDDQSPICVVCRESREHRHHRVVPIEEAVQEYKLRLEDDMERLQEEMRRTGKLQAREEQTLAEWQEKVKEQRERIVVEFEKTGLFLLEEEQRLLQTLKEEEEETAARLRESAAALEQQRRSLEMLLLQLEDRREREPLQMLQDMKDPLGRKNSLSVQYPEATPIVLRTVCRVPGQIEVLKGFQEDVVPDPTTAYPYLILYESRQRRYLSTPPDGAPCGKDRFLAYPCAVGQEAFSSGRHYWEVGMNLTGDALWALGVCRADVSRRDRVPKSPENGFWVVQLCKGRKYTPAAAGPTPATLAEPPSHVGIFLDFEAGEVSFYNVKDGSHLHTYSQPAFPGPLQPFFCLGAPKSGQMVISTVTLWVKG; this comes from the exons ATGCTCTGTTCCTCCCCAGGAGCCATGGATGCTGTGGAACTGGCCAGAAAGCTGCAAGAGGAGGCCACCTGCTCCATCTGTCTCGACTACTTCACGGACCCTGTGATGACCACCTGCGGCCACAACTTCTGCCGCGAGTGCATCCGGCTGAGCTGGGAGAAGGCCAGAGGCAAGAAGGGCAGGAGGAAGCGCAGGGGCTCCTTCCCTTGCCCCGAGTGCCGCGAGCCGTCCCCCCAGAGGAACCTGCGGCCCAACCGCCTGCTGACCAAGGTGGCCGAGATGGCGCGGCAGCACCCCGGCCTGCAGAGCAGGAAGCTGTGTGCGGTGCACCAGGAGCTGCTCAAGCTCTTCTGCCAGGACGACCAGAGCCCCATCTGTGTCGTCTGCAGGGAGTCCCGGGAGCACCGGCACCACAGGGTGGTCCCCATCGAGGAGGCCGTGCAGGAGTACAAG CTGAGGTTGGAGGATGACATGGAGCGCCTGCAGGAGGAGATGAGGAGGACCGGGAAGCTGCAGGCCAGGGAGGAACAGACCTTGGCGGAGTGGCAG GAGAAAGTGAAGGAGCAGAGGGAGCGCATCGTGGTGGAGTTTGAAAAGACGGGCCTCTTCCTGCTGGAGGAGGAGCAGCGGCTCCTCCAGAccctgaaggaggaggaggaggagacggcGGCCAGGCTGCGGGAGAGCGCGGCCGCGCTGGAGCAGCAGAGACGCTCCCTGGAGATGCTGCTGTTGCAGCTGGAGGACAGGCGTGAGCGCGAGCCACTGCAGATGCTGCAG GACATGAAGGACCCTCTGGGCAG GAAGAACAGCCTGAGTGTGCAGTACCCGGAGGCCACCCCCATTGTGCTGAGGACGGTCTGCAGGGTCCCTGGGCAGATAGAGGTGCTCAAGGGCTTCCAAG AGGATGTGGTGCCTGACCCCACCACGGCATACCCCTACCTCATCTTGTACGAGAGCCGCCAGAGGCGCTACCTAAGCACCCCGCCCGACGGCGCACCCTGCGGCAAGGACAGGTTCCTGGCCTACCCCTGTGCGGTGGGCCAGGAGGCCTTCTCCTCAGGGAGGCACTACTGGGAGGTGGGCATGAACCTCACCGGAGACGCGCTGTGGGCCCTGGGCGTGTGCAGGGCCGACGTGAGCCGGAGGGACAGGGTCCCCAAGTCCCCGGAGAACGGGTTCTGGGTGGTGCAGCTGTGCAAAGGAAGGAAGTACACGCCCGCAGCGGCCGGCCCCACGCCCGCCACGCTGGCCGAGCCCCCCAGCCACGTGGGCATCTTCCTGGACTTCGAGGCTGGGGAGGTGTCCTTCTACAACGTGAAGGACGGCTCCCACCTACACACCTACTCCCAGCCTGCCTTCCCTGGGCCCCTGCAGCCCTTCTTCTGCCTCGGGGCCCCCAAATCCGGCCAGATGGTCATCTCTACAGTGACCCTGTGGGTGAAGGGTTAG
- the TRIM11 gene encoding E3 ubiquitin-protein ligase TRIM11 — MAAPDLSTNLQEEATCAICLDYFTDPVMTDCGHNFCRECIRRCWGQPEGPYACPECRELSPQRNLRPNRPLAKMAEMARRLHPPSPVPQGVCAAHREPLAAFCADELRLLCAACERSGEHWAHRVRPLQEAADDLKGKLEKSLEHLRKQMEDALLFQAQAEETCALWQKMVESQRQNVLVEFERLRRLLVEEEQRLLQRLEEEELEVLPPLRESAARLAQQSAQLAELVAELEGRCQLPALGLLQDVRDTLRRVQDVKLQPPEVVPMEMRTVCRVPGLVEALRRFRGDVTLDPDTANPELVLSEDRRSVRRGDLRQPLPDSPERFDPGPCVLGREPLTSGRHYWEVEVGERASWALGVCRDNANRKEKGELFAGNGFWILVFLGSYYNSSERAFAPLRDPPRRVGVFLDYEAGHLSFYSATDGSLLYAFPETPFSGTLRALFSPLSSSPTPMTICRPKGGPGDMLAPQ; from the exons ATGGCCGCCCCCGACCTGTCCACCAACCTCCAGGAGGAGGCCACCTGCGCCATCTGCCTCGACTACTTCACGGACCCAGTGATGACCGACTGCGGCCACAACTTCTGCCGCGAGTGCATCCGGCGCTGCTGGGGCCAGCCCGAGGGCCCGTACGCGTGCCCCGAGTGCCGCGAGCTGTCCCCGCAGAGGAACCTGCGGCCCAACCGCCCACTCGCCAAGATGGCCGAGATGGCGCGGCGCCTGCACCCGCCGTCGCCCGTCCCGCAGGGCGTGTGCGCCGCGCACCGCGAGCCGCTGGCTGCCTTCTGCGCCGACGAGCTGCGCCTGCTGTGCGCGGCCTGCGAGCGCTCCGGGGAGCACTGGGCGCACCGCGTGCGCCCGCTGCAGGAGGCGGCCGACGACCTCAAG GGCAAGCTGGAGAAGTCCCTGGAGCATCTGCGGAAGCAGATGGAGGACGCGCTGCTGTTCCAGGCCCAGGCGGAGGAGACCTGCGCCCTGTGGCAG AAGATGGTGGAGAGCCAGCGGCAGAACGTGCTGGTGGAGTTCGAGCGGCTGCGCCGCCTGCTGGTGGAGGAGGAGCAGCGGCTGCTGCAGcgactggaggaggaggagctggaggtgCTGCCGCCGCTGCGGGAGAGCGCCGCCCGGCTCGCGCAGCAGAGCGCCCAGCTGGCCGAGCTCGTCGCGGAGCTGGAGGGGCGCTGCCAGCTGCCGGCGCTGGGGCTGCTGCAG GACGTGAGGGACACCCTGCGCAG GGTCCAGGACGTGAAGCTGCAGCCGCCCGAGGTGGTGCCCATGGAGATGAGGACGGTGTGCAGGGTGCCGGGGCTGGTGGAAGCCCTGCGGCGGTTCCGAG GGGATGTGACTCTGGATCCCGACACCGCCAACCCCGAGCTGGTCCTGTCGGAGGACAGGAGGAGCGTGCGGCGGGGGGACCTGCGGCAGCCTCTGCCCGACAGCCCCGAGCGGTTCGACCCTGGGCCCTGCGTGCTCGGCCGGGAGCCCCTGACCTCGGGCCGCCACTactgggaggtggaggtgggggagcggGCCAGCTGGGCCCTGGGCGTCTGCAGGGACAACGCCAACCGCAAGGAGAAGGGCGAACTGTTCGCCGGCAACGGCTTCTGGATCCTGGTGTTCCTGGGAAGTTACTACAACTCCTCCGAGCGGGCCTTCGCCCCTCTCCGGGACCCACCCCGGCGCGTGGGCGTCTTTCTGGACTACGAGGCTGGACATCTGTCCTTCTACAGCGCCACCGACGGCTCGCTCTTATATGCCTTCCCTGAGACGCCTTTCTCAGGGACCCTCCGGGCCCTCTTCTCACCTCTGTCCAGCAGCCCAACCCCTATGACCATCTGCAGGCCAAAAGGCGGGCCTGGGGACATGCTAGCTCCCCAGTGA